A genomic region of Eucalyptus grandis isolate ANBG69807.140 chromosome 5, ASM1654582v1, whole genome shotgun sequence contains the following coding sequences:
- the LOC104446550 gene encoding toll/interleukin-1 receptor-like protein, which produces MKRKREEKETETAASTSSSRDDGSGSGYEVFLSFRGPDTRLTMADCLYNGLIGAGIHAFKDNEELRFGEEIEGGLLQAINDSRIYILIFSQDYASSKWCLRELARIVELSRADDEKVILPIFYYVDVDDVKLKTKLYRKALRKHKSEYGKDLAKKWKKALREVARIRGRNLKDHGYYLLIH; this is translated from the coding sequence atgaagagaaagagggaggaaaaagagaCGGAGACGGCAGCTTCAACAAGCAGTAGCCGAGATGACGGATCGGGGAGTGGCTATGAGGTGTTCCTGAGTTTCAGAGGGCCCGACACCCGCTTAACCATGGCTGATTGTCTCTACAATGGCCTGATTGGTGCAGGGATCCATGCTTTCAAAGACAACGAAGAGCTCCGATTTGGCGAAGAGATCGAAGGTGGCCTCTTGCAGGCGATCAATGACTCCAGAATTTACATCCTGATTTTCTCCCAAGACTATGCATCAAGTAAGTGGTGCCTCCGTGAACTGGCACGCATAGTGGAGCTATCGAGAGCTGACGATGAGAAAGTGATCCTCCCTATATTTTACTACGTGGACGTGGATGATGTCAAGCTTAAGACTAAGTTATATCGGAAAGCCCTTCGGAAGCACAAGAGCGAATATGGGAAAGATCTAGCAAAGAAGTGGAAGAAGGCTTTAAGAGAGGTTGCcagaattagaggaaggaatCTAAAAGATCACGGGTATTATTTGCTTATCCAttga